A region of the Hirundo rustica isolate bHirRus1 chromosome 5, bHirRus1.pri.v3, whole genome shotgun sequence genome:
TTCCTGTGGCAGCATAAAAAAAAGTACAGTCACTCTAATAAGCTCTGGGATTCCCCATAATCGACTAGAACTTCAAACTTCCCTTTCTGAATATATGTGGTTAGTACTAGAAACTTTTAATCAGCAGAGTGGAAGAGGAATTACGTGACAGACTACTGTACCTAAGAATTCCTCTTAGAAAGAAGAGATAAATGAAAGTGACAATGTGCTTGGTGAACCATTGAAGactaaaataattaagaaaaataaagaataagcACAAGAACTTCTTaatttgcaaaacatttttatttcacacttATACAAAGttaagacattttaaaacacttaCAGTACTATAGATTACATCTACAGCCATCATGTTAACAGGGGAATTCTCGGGCCTCTGTAGCTTTACAGGATTTAAAAGTTTTGAAGCTGATTGTCTGTAAAGGATAAACCCTCCCGCAGAGCCACATAATCAGATAGCAGGCTGTATGTCACTGCTCTATAATTCAGAAGTAAATGTGGCTCTCCAATGAGTCCTGGATTGACAGTAGATGCAAGAAATGCTAAAGAAAATGAAGGTACCcctaaaaaaaccaccccaaaatctGTGATGTGCGAAATGGATTTGAACTGCATGGATCTAAATATATTCAGTGTTCCACAGATGTACATGGTCAGCTACTTTTCCAGTTCAGATGCAAATCCTCTCTGCAATGTAACTGTCAACAAGACAAAATTAACCCTAGTGCACAATGgaactgaactttttttttgagtaaCAGCAGCTCTGTAATGTCTGGGGAGTAAGAAAAATGGCACAAGGTGTTGCCTGGTTATAAACAATAAACTTTGGTCACCCAAGCAGGTTACATTCAAGTTTCATTCTGGTTTCAGGTGCTCAGATAAACACAAGAACATCTATGGATGGCACACAGCTCCACAGGAAGAACCAAATCTACATTTGCTTTCCATTAATTCCAAAAACAACTTGCCATATGAAAACATTGTTTCATACAGAAATACAGACAAATATGCAATTAATTTGTCTTTCATGGAAATAAACAACAGGAGACAAGTATCGAAAGATAACCTAAAAAACcttcaaaggaataaaaaatactgtgctTGTCCCTTCAATCAGTAGCCTTAGGAAAGGCAAAGTAgccttttcccagcagcagtgggaatcTTCACATCTCAGGTGAAGTATCTTTTAGTTAAACAGTAAAACACAGAGGTTTTTATCCAAAATGGCAATCAGGGAAGTTGTTATGGTGGAGGGGAAGGGACCCTGCTTTGCAGGCTCAGTTCATCCTTCCTTTTGACTTCTGCAGTATCTCATTTTGGCCGTTTTGGGTACTGCAGCCCTCCTTCCCCAATTATCTTTGTTGAAAAAGGgagataaacaaaaaaatctgtccctTCAGACTTTGTTCACATGGCAGAAGGCACAAGCCCAGTTTTTAAGCCAGGTTATCTTTTGGACCAGCTGTACAGCAAGGCAACAAATATTAGTATAAGCTAGTTTTCTTCATGATTCTCAAAAATTCTTGCTCACTTACTTCCCCATCGCCATCTCGATCAGCTTCATCAATCATTTCCTACAAAACACAGTGTACATTTGATCAGGCACTGGACTCTAAACAGATGATATTTCACACATTAAAACAACAATTAATCAGAGACACTTCATGTGAAAACAATTATGTATTTGACTGCTTTTCATATTTCTGACCTCTCAGCCCTTTTGATATAGGACTAAATTGCCACCAATCCCTAGGAGCTACAGGAATGCTTCTGGGCTTGTTAGAAAAGCTCTGGCAAATCAGAATTTACCTGAAGTTCTTCATCTGTTAAAttttctcccagctccttggcAACCCTCTTCAAGTTTTTGAATGAAATTTTTCCTGTGCCATCATCATCAAATAATCTGAAAGCTTTCAGGATTTCTTCTTTGGAGTCCTTTTCGCTCTAAACCAAGAGTAAAGCATATGTTGATCAGAAAACCCCTGACACTGAGATGTTCTTTTTTCTTACGCTGCCACAagaatttctgctgaaaattcCTACCATTTTTTGTGTCATCATAGCCAAAAAGTCTTCAAAATTGATGGTGCCACTTCCTTCTTTGTCAATGTCTGCTATCATCTTCTTAATCTCTTCCTTCTTTGGCTCAAAGCCCAAGGCACGCATTGCAACCTGTGccaaaacagcaaaatcaaTTCTGTTGGGAGGCCAACAGAATTTTGGTGTAAGAGCTGAGCTAAAGCCTGTTTCATCTCCTTGCCCAGAACTGTAGTGACAACTCACTGCCATGAAAACACCTTGGTGTCCTCAACCATCTTCTATCATCTGGTTGAACAATAATAGTGTAGGTCTAATACTCTTAAGATACTGTTTTTCCTATATGGTAATGAATATCCATAATTTATACCAGGCAGACGTATACTCATGTTTCCAGGTTACAGATGCAGAACTTGAGCAGAGTGTATGTGAGAAATCAAGGTAAAGGAGATAATTAAAGTGTTCATGCTTccaaaaaatcaaacacataAAATCACAGGGAGATGACTGAGAATCACCTTCCCCCTTGTATGTATGCAAGTGCACACACACTGCCTGAATTGTTGCTGAAACACAACTCAGAtctctgttttgttcttttttaaataaaaaaacaggTATTTTTTTGATTGCATATATGCAAATATGGGTGTAACTTTTGTGAATGTGTGCAAAATCTGTGTTGAATtctcaggtgaaaaaaaatatttgatattcTGATATTCATCCCAGAACAACTAAAGTCCATTTCCCAGGAACAAGCACCTTAGTCATGAAACCTGAAACTGTTTAGTTTTTCTAATGCTCAGCTACTCAAAGCTGCCAGATTTAAATAGCCACATAGTAGAGAAGCTTGTCTACTGTGAAGCATTACATGCAGAGTGCACCCCAAATTGAGTCATGACAGCAAGCCATTACTCTTCTTTGTACTCcaaaactgctttaaaataggGTTGGccaaacaggaaaagcagctacAATTTTGAGATCAAAGATATTTTCATctcagaggaaagagaaaaaaaagtttgaaaaccTTCAGTTCTTTTATGTCGATGCTTCCAGATCCATCAGTGTCAAACAAATCAAAAGCCTCTCTGATCTCCTGCTTTTGCTCTTCTGTAAGTTCAGATTTCAAGCCACTTTTCTTCCGCTGGGCTGTACCTAAGCCAGGTTTTCTATAGCTGGATGCCTTCAGAAATTGAAGGGAGAGAACAGATTAAGAAACAGTGCATTCCAGGGCAAATACACTAAATTATACATGACAACATTTAACACTGTAGCAGAGGTGAGAGACATTCCTTGCCGCAAGTGGTAGACATTGAGTCTCTATGTCAATTTACTTCGGTTattgcagaaagcaaaaagacattttgttCCTGGGGAATGTAGATTTGGGCTTCCTGTTTTCAACTGAAAGATTATCAATTAAAGGAATAATGCCATAAAAACAGGTGGGCAGCCTAAAAATGAACACTCCACTCAGATGACCATGACCCTCTGCACCTCCTGCCAGCTGCCTTTCCTGCAGGtttatctgaaaaatatgaatacAACATCCTCACTGCTAAAGAGGGTGGTTGCTTAGGGTCTTGGCTGTAAATGAGACTCAAAATCAGCCACTTCTTGGGGAGAAAAGTTGAAAGAGAGCTGTGTGGCTCCAGGGTGCCTGTCCATTGAGTAGATGCGGAGCCAGGCAGCAACATCCTGTGGGAGCAGTGAGATCAACACACAGTCTGTTCCATAAGGAGAACTAATCTGCTTGTGCTGAGCTAGTGCATCATTATCCAGGACATTTCCGAGACCTTTTCTGCTCTTGGTGTAAGCCAGTGCAGTATAGTGTTCCCTCCCCCCCAACCTatgaagcaggaaaaacacCTTCAAGTatagatttgtttttaaatcagcaGCAGACAGATTTTCGTCCTGCAGTCTTGAACCTGCACAGAACGTGGAAGGAAGGCAACCCCTCCCACCCCCAGTTTCAACTGGGTAGGCTTTATAAACGTAAATAAAACAAGCACAAAGCAAGGAATTTGATAGCTGGCTA
Encoded here:
- the LOC120753232 gene encoding centrin-2 isoform X2, with amino-acid sequence MRALGFEPKKEEIKKMIADIDKEGSGTINFEDFLAMMTQKMSEKDSKEEILKAFRLFDDDGTGKISFKNLKRVAKELGENLTDEELQEMIDEADRDGDGEVSEQEFLRIMKKTSLY
- the LOC120753232 gene encoding uncharacterized protein LOC120753232 isoform X1, with amino-acid sequence MASSYRKPGLGTAQRKKSGLKSELTEEQKQEIREAFDLFDTDGSGSIDIKELKVAMRALGFEPKKEEIKKMIADIDKEGSGTINFEDFLAMMTQKMSEKDSKEEILKAFRLFDDDGTGKISFKNLKRVAKELGENLTDEELQEMIDEADRDGDGEVSEQEFLRIMKKTSLY